A segment of the Butyrivibrio fibrisolvens genome:
TCGTACATATCCTCTGTTACGCCAAGCTCAACACCTGAGCAGAGCATACCTTCTGAATCATATCCGCGAAGCTTGCCCTTCTTGATAGTAGCAACGCCTACAACAGTAACATGATCCTTGGCAGTCTCAATAACTGTAGCTCCGTCAAGTGCAAGAGGATACTTGCCACCTGTCTGAACGTTATCAGCACCGCAGACAACCTTGAATGTTCCATGCACGCCTGCATTAACTGTGCATGCATGAAGGTGTGTATCCGGAATAGCTTCGCAGGTCTCTACCTGTCCTACTACAACCTTAGAAATATCCTTACCGACTTCCCAGCTCTCTTCTACTTCGAAACCACATGAGAAGAGCTTTTTCTCAAGTTCTTTGGGTTCTATATCTATATCTACATAATCTTTAAGCCAACTTAAAGGTACTAACATTTTGATTCCTCCTAATAGTTTACTATCGGACATCGTTGCCACCTGTGGCAATGATGTCTAGCGATAAAATGCCATGCATTTTATCGCCTTATTCGTAATGATTAATCTGATTAAGTACATCAAGATCTGACTCAAACAGAAGCTTAATGTTGTTGATACCATACTTAAGCATTGTGATACGCTCGATACCGATACCAAATGCGAAACCACTATACTCATTAGAATCAATTCCGCAGTTCTCAAGTACCTTCTTGTTAACAACACCGCCGCCGAGAACTTCGATCCAGCCTGTACCCTTGCAGAGGCTGCATCCCTTACCGCCACACTCGAAGCAGCTGCAGTCAACTTCTACAGACGGCTCTGTGAATGGGAAGTATGAAGGACGAAGTCTTGTCTTAGTACCTTCGCCGTAGATCTTCTGTACGAAAAGATCAAGAGCACCCTTAAGGTCACAAAGGTTGATATTCTTATCAACTACAAGACCTTCCATCTGAGAGAACATAGGTGAATGTGTAGCATCATCATCAGAACGGAAAACCTTACCGGGTGAAAGGATCTTGATCGGTGGCTTCTGGTTCTCCATAACGTGGATCTGACCTGCTGATGTCTGTGTACGAAGAAGATACTCAGGACTTAAATAGAAAGTATCCTGCATATCTCTTGCAGGGTGATCTGCAGGAGTATTAAGTGCTGTGAAGTTGTAGTAATCGTTCTCGATCTCAGAACCTTCGAAGATCTCGAATCCCATTCCAGCGAAAATATCTATAAGTGTCTCTCTCATCTGAGTTACAGGATGAAGATTACCGGGCTTTCTGATCTTAGCAGGCATTGTTACATCGATCTTCTCGCTCTCATAACGAAGCTTTGCTTCCTTTTCTTTCATCTTCTTATCAAGATCTTCAAAATGCTCAAGTGCCCATGCCTTAAGCTCGTTTACAGCTTTACCATACTCAGCCTTGGACTCCTTGGGAACATTTTTCATCTCCTTCATAAGTGCGCTGATCTTGCCGGTCTTAGGATCCATAAAGCTCTTTCTTGCTTCATATACAAGCTTTGATGTATCAAGACTATCAGCTTTTTCTTTGATCTCTGCTCTTATGGCTTCGATCTTCTCTGTTAATGCAGCATTCTCTAACATTTCATTCCTCCGTTTCTGTCTGAAAACGATTATATTATCTGGACATTCTTAATCTCTCACCTTGGATTTAATCTCATTGTACTGATCTATTGTACTTATCAAGGCAACAAAAAAGTCCCTTGTAAATGCTCTATGCATCTACAAGGGACGAATTACCATAATAATCCGCGGTACCACCCGTGTTCCTGCCTATATATAAAGCGGCAGACTCTCAAAACGCTTAACGCGCGCAACGAATCAAACTAATTGGAAACCAGATATAATATCAATCTTAATATATCGTGGTCCGTTCATAAGATCTGCTCCGGTGCGAATGTTCCGATCATGTCTTTACCCCGAAGGACTTTCAGCCGGTGATCCTCCGTCTCTTTCTATCTGATCTTTAAAATCTCATTAGGGAAAACAAGTCTTCTTAGCGATAATCGCTACACCATCTTTGCATTTGTCTTACATTTTAAATATGGGCACAGCAAAAGTCAAGGTAAAAATACTCTCAAACTATTTCAAGGCCCCCAACACCTGGTCAATATATGCTTTTGCCTTTTCTTCAGTAAGCCCAAATTTCTTGCACAGATCTTCAGCATAAAAGTATGGCGGAACCATACTTGTTGATTTTAACGTTAGCGTTTTTGATATTTTTGCAATATCGCAAACGTTAAACTTGATTCTGATGCTTAGCTTTGATAACAAATGTTTGTTTTCAATTAGTATTTTTGATTAAAAAACAAACAATTTCTTATAGCAAACTGCACTAAGCTTATCACACCTTTTATAAACAAAAAATCAGACTGAAAGGTGATTCTTCCAACACGGTACTTTAGCCTAGATCATATCACACAATACGCTGTCCTATATTCTTAATCACATAAAAACAGACCTACTGCCAGATAATAATCCTCATATTTTATAAAAAATAAGTCCAAGCATTCATCACGAAAAGAAAGTGCATCAAACGCAGCCTTTGTTTTATCATCAATAGGTGATGCAAGAGTATATATCCTCTCCGGCTTCCCGATATATCTGTCTATTTCCTTTATGAAAGCATCATAATAATGGTCTGCCTTTTCCAGATCAGATTCTGTAAAATCAGCTTTTGTCTTAAGTACACTTAAGATATCCTGTCCCCTGTCGACTACGTCGAAGTCCATAGCTGCTACACACTCAAGCCTTTCTTCATAGTCATCATCCTCTTCAGATAAATGCGTTTCGACTAATTTATTCTTGAAATCGCTGACAAGAGTATCGAGGCTACTTTTGAACATAAAACTAGAAGTTATTACATATTTGGGAAACAATAGAGCAAGATCTACTCCTGCACTTAAAGCCACTTCATCTTCATAAGATAAATCCTTATCAGGATCTGCATCTGATAATAGTTCCCAGTGATATAAGCAGATCTTATTATTTAGAAATTTTTCCAGTACTGTATCAGCTTTCTTGGCCTGCAATAAAGCTTTGAGTCCGCAATGGGTCCTTGTTACTACAATATACCCACCATCTATCTTCGCATCATATATTATCTTCGTAGATCCATCATCGGACATCTGGATAATGAACTTGTTCTTGTCATCAGTCCTTGAAACCTCAATTTGCCTCAAAGAAAAAAATCCATCATCATAAAACGCGTTGTCAACAAAAAAGTTCCTATATTCCCCCAATGCCTGCCTTGCACCATACTCACTTAAAGTCTCAATTTCCATATCACAATCTCCTTAAACTTAGTATTATCAATAATACTGTAGTGTCTCAGACATCAAGTATTATAACAAGGCCAATATTAAAAAAACAAAAATATGATAGAAGGTAGATTATATAGGATATACGGCTTATATATTACAATATTTTATTGACAATGTTTGGCTTTTCTATAAAAATAATATTGGAAGTATAATCTTCCATCTGGCCGACATCCGGCTTTTATCCACATAACACGCAAAACTAAATATTTATTTCGAGGAGGTGTCTATGGAAAAATATGATATCTTAAATAAAGCACGCAAAATGACAGATCCAAGTGCCAAGAAAGTCAGTATGACTATTACAACGTTAGATCCGGATGCACCGTATAAGCTTACATGGGATATAACATTGGATATACCTGAGTTTGTAAGCTATTGCAAGAATTCCGGTGAATATGTATTTGACTTTCTGATCAGTTTCAGTAGTCTTCTACTGGATGTATGTATTAACTAATATTTTGGGCAATTATTCAAATGCCTACAGCTACAATGTATATGTAACGCATTAGCTGTAGGCAACTTCATATGCAAGTTATCGCCCTTTTATCTTTGAATTAATGAATTCAATATCCTTCTTTGTCTTAATGACATCAACCAAATATGCCAAAACGAGAACAATACCGACATAAATAAATGCCATCCAGAAATTACTTCTAAAAAACCAGCCTGCAATAAAACCAAATAGCATTACTATTCCGGTTGCGACCACGTATTTTACCACGTAGCACCACAGGATTGAGAGCGAAATGAATTCATCTATAAACCAGTTGGCCAGGGTTATTATAAATGACAGTAGAAAAAGTTCTATCACAAGTCTTATCTCATCTGTAAGCCCAACCCATATTATAGAAACTGTAAAGACGCACAATATCATTAATGCAGCCAATATACATGTATCTCTTAAGATTCTTTTCATATACTATTCCTCTTAAAAATCTTCTTAATATCAGGAAGATATTTTCTAGATACTATGAGTTTCTCATCGTTATCCATGATTGCCTCAAGATGACTATTCCTTATCTGCCTTATCTCCCTTAAGTAATCAGTGTTCATGATACATGTTCTGGATATTCGTACAAGCCCTGTGTCATAAATACCCCCTTCAATATCTGACATAGATCCGTCAAATCTATACACCATATCTTTGGTATAAAGGAAAAGCTTTCTCTCGACATTTTCAATATAATAAATGTCGGATAAGCTTACGTTAACGGATCTATCGTCAATCCTTCCTGTAAACGCCATATCCATCCTGCCTATTTTTCTGACCAGGCTTTCTACTGATTCGCTCCACTCGGGATACTCTATAATGACAGTCAAAGGCTGCCCTTCTACTTGTCTTTTTTCTATTCTCATTTTATTATCCAAAGTTTTATAGCTATAGAGATTATAGCTGCACATAGCATGAGCAGTCCTCCAATAAAACTGTAAGGCGCCCATGTGATTATTATAGTTCCAAGTTCTGCTCCAAATATCATAGGTATCATAACACATATAGCTATTAAAAGGATGATCAGAACTAATTCTGTCACTATCAAAGCGCTGCGCTTTTTAATACAAATAGAAAAAGCAATCAGCAATATTCCAACTACTGTTACAAAGGTGAATATCATATCAAATACAGTCCAGACATCCATCTGTATATTCCCGCTATTACCACCATCACATAAAGTATATATTCCATCGCATAAACTATCGGTTGATGCTGCAACATTCATGTTAGTTAGAACACATACACCTATCTGCCTTTTATCAGAGAATACAATTCTTGATGAATAATTGGGGGTTCCTCCGGAATGACCAATTGTTCCGCTTTCAAAAATCTCCCATCCTGAATAATAATCTGCGCTGTCACCCAGGTTCTCTTTTACCCTGTTCACAAGGTCCTTGTATTCATCAGAGATATCAGCAATTCCCATCCATATCTGCAACCATCTCGCCATGTCTTTAGCATTGGAATAAAAATATCCTGCCGGTATCTTTCCAGGTACTACCGGAATCTCATAGGCAAAGCTATGGCGATATCCAAGCCTTGATCCTGGTATTATGGACACATTTTCGCTTAAAACTTCTACATATGTATTATTAAGACCAAGCGGAAGCAGAACTTCTGTCTCCATGTACTCTTTATAAGATCTGCCGCTTGCACTCTCTATCACCGCGCCTAAAAGATTATAGTTAACATTGGAATATGCGTACCTGGTTCCAGGTTCAAAGCTGAGGCGACGTCCATTTATTGAATCCGCCCATTCCATAAGGGTCATATCGTCTTGAGCACTTGGGTAATCGACCTCTTTATTGGTATATCCGCTTGTATGAGTAAGAAGCTGCTCAATAGTTATATCAAAAGGGTCACTGCCATAATATGCTGTAAATCCCGGAAGCCATTTGGATACTTTATCATCTTCGTTAATTATACCGCCGCCTATAAGCTTTTGTATTCCGAGTCCAGTAAATGCCTTAGTTAATGATCCTATCTGATATAAGCCATCAGCATCCCCTATTAATTCAGAACCTCCATCCTGAACAATAGCCACACTGACTGCACTGCATTTGGTCTTTAAGGAGAACTCCTCTACATAATCTGAAATAAGGATATCCTTATCAAAAGCGTATGCAGGATAGGCAGCAGTTATCAAAACAGCTACTGCCAGAATTATTAAAAATAAAGCTTTTACCTTTTTCAAAATGATTCCTCCTGACGGGTATAGGCTTAGCCCAGCAATCCAAATATCAGATTCGGATCTCCCCTGATCATATAGGAACCTACACAGCTTTTCCATATTCAGATACAGATGTTGCAAAAACAGATGCACTTAATGCAAAATAAGCTATGATATCGGACACGAAGATGGTCTCGATGAAGGCATAAGCGGTGCTGTTGCGCTTACAGATTATGAATCTCATCCTCTAATTCATCAAGATAGGTCAGGATACTATCAAAATCGGGATAAGCTCCATAAATCATGTTCTTCATGGCTGCATAATCTTCTCTTACTTCATCCATAATATAATCCGCAGGAATCAGCTTTATTTCTTTTAGTGTTGCAGTCTCATAATGTGCACTCTTGGCATAATAAAACTTTTGCTTAAACACAACGTCTTCCCTGTCTTCTCTACCAAGTAATGCAATTTTCTTCACTTAACTACATATCTCCTTTATTACTTTATATATCCACGCTGTCGTTGTTATTGCCTCTCGCAAAATAATCTCCTTATCTGAACTAGACAGCGCCTTTGATAATCTTTCTTTATCTTCCTGTTGTATTTTATCTTTTCCAATATACTTAATCGCCTGAATAACAGAAATCGTTATGAAACTTTTTCCTGATATTTCCTTATTAGCACAGTGTTTAAACTCGACCTGATAAGAACCAATATCATATTTACGATAAGGGCCATCACTTATATAGCTCCATGAATTAGGAACTTGTGTTGATAAATGCAGGAAGTTAAGAGCTGTTTCTCCTGAAGGAGCAATTGTCCAGTTATACTTCCTAGCAAGCGCCTGAGCTACCTTTTCAATATTTGGTGAACTATACTCTCCTAACAGCTTGCTGTACAATGGCTTATCATATATTCCTTTTATGACTCTTCTGATTGTCCCAGCTTCACCAAGTCGAGACAATGCTTTATTAGTAGGGTCAGTACCTGCAATATCAGCAAAATCTATCGCTGAAAAAGCATACCCTAAATCAGCATCTTCTATTCTTTTTTCTATTTCAATCTG
Coding sequences within it:
- a CDS encoding LytTR family DNA-binding domain-containing protein; translation: MTVIIEYPEWSESVESLVRKIGRMDMAFTGRIDDRSVNVSLSDIYYIENVERKLFLYTKDMVYRFDGSMSDIEGGIYDTGLVRISRTCIMNTDYLREIRQIRNSHLEAIMDNDEKLIVSRKYLPDIKKIFKRNSI
- the pheS gene encoding phenylalanine--tRNA ligase subunit alpha; the protein is MLENAALTEKIEAIRAEIKEKADSLDTSKLVYEARKSFMDPKTGKISALMKEMKNVPKESKAEYGKAVNELKAWALEHFEDLDKKMKEKEAKLRYESEKIDVTMPAKIRKPGNLHPVTQMRETLIDIFAGMGFEIFEGSEIENDYYNFTALNTPADHPARDMQDTFYLSPEYLLRTQTSAGQIHVMENQKPPIKILSPGKVFRSDDDATHSPMFSQMEGLVVDKNINLCDLKGALDLFVQKIYGEGTKTRLRPSYFPFTEPSVEVDCSCFECGGKGCSLCKGTGWIEVLGGGVVNKKVLENCGIDSNEYSGFAFGIGIERITMLKYGINNIKLLFESDLDVLNQINHYE
- a CDS encoding serine hydrolase encodes the protein MKKVKALFLIILAVAVLITAAYPAYAFDKDILISDYVEEFSLKTKCSAVSVAIVQDGGSELIGDADGLYQIGSLTKAFTGLGIQKLIGGGIINEDDKVSKWLPGFTAYYGSDPFDITIEQLLTHTSGYTNKEVDYPSAQDDMTLMEWADSINGRRLSFEPGTRYAYSNVNYNLLGAVIESASGRSYKEYMETEVLLPLGLNNTYVEVLSENVSIIPGSRLGYRHSFAYEIPVVPGKIPAGYFYSNAKDMARWLQIWMGIADISDEYKDLVNRVKENLGDSADYYSGWEIFESGTIGHSGGTPNYSSRIVFSDKRQIGVCVLTNMNVAASTDSLCDGIYTLCDGGNSGNIQMDVWTVFDMIFTFVTVVGILLIAFSICIKKRSALIVTELVLIILLIAICVMIPMIFGAELGTIIITWAPYSFIGGLLMLCAAIISIAIKLWIIK
- a CDS encoding DUF6088 family protein produces the protein MREKYQIEIEKRIEDADLGYAFSAIDFADIAGTDPTNKALSRLGEAGTIRRVIKGIYDKPLYSKLLGEYSSPNIEKVAQALARKYNWTIAPSGETALNFLHLSTQVPNSWSYISDGPYRKYDIGSYQVEFKHCANKEISGKSFITISVIQAIKYIGKDKIQQEDKERLSKALSSSDKEIILREAITTTAWIYKVIKEICS